The Novosphingobium humi DNA window CATCGGTACGGGCCAGATTCTTTGCCCCTCCGGCGGAATTGGCCCGGTATTTCACGAGTTTCTATCTGGCCGAGATCGATCTTGCGCCGGGTCGCCGCGTGGTCGATTACCTGCATCCCGAATGGGCCAATCTGCGTTTTTCCTCGGGCGGGCCGCTGGCCGCGCGCAATGTGCGCGGCATGGGCATTGCCGATTGCCATTTCGCGGTGACCGGCCCCAGCGGCCATGCGGTGCATTTTGAGGTCGGATCGTGCCGGATCTGGGGCGTGGGCCTGTTGCCGCTGGGCTGGGCGCGGTTTGTCGGCCTGCCTGCGGCGGATATGGCCGATGCGGTGCTGGACGGGGCCGCGCATGATGGCTTTGCGCCCTTCATGCCGTTGGCCGAGGCGATTTTCGGGGCCGAGCCGGATGTCGAGGGGGAACTGGCGCGCATCACCCGGTTCTTTGCCCAATGGCCATCTGATGGCGCGGACGATGACCAAAGGGTTGTGGCAATCCATGCCGCGATGATCGATCCGGCTGTGTCGAGCGTTGCCGAAATGGCGCGGCGCGCCGGGGCAAGCGCCCGCACGGTCGAGCGCCTGTGCCAGCAATCCTTCGGCTTTGGCCCCAAATATCTGCTGCGCCGCCAGCGTTTCATGCGCAGCCTTGCCCAGTTCATGCTCGATCCTTCGCTCAAATGGATCGGGGCGCTGGACGGCCATTATCACGATCAGGCGCAATTCGTGCGCGAGTTTCGGCAATTCATGGGCATGACCCCGCGCGAATATGCCCGCATGCCGCATCCCATCATCGAGGCCTTTGTGCGCGAGCGGGCGCGGATCGCGGGCGCGGCGGTGCAGGCGCTCGATGGTCCCGACGGCGCGCGGCTGGGGCGCCGCCCATCTTGACATCGCGCGGTCAGGGCGCGGTTGATCTTGACGCCGCGCCGCCCTAGAGGGTGCTGGCGCTTGGCCCGATGCCGGCGCGCCCATCAGCAGACGGACAGAGCATGGATTACGAAAGTCTTGGCGCACAGGCGCTCGACAGCATTGCAAAGGCGCAGGATCTGGACGCGCTCGACGCGCTGCGCGTGGCGTTTCTGGGCAAGCAGGGTTCGATTTCCGGCCTGCTCAAAACGTTGGGCGCGATGAGCCCGGAGGAGCGCCAGACCACCGGCCCCAAGATCCATGCCCTGCGCGAGGGCGTGACGAATGCTCTGGCCGACAAGAAGGCCGCGCTGGAATCGGCCGCGCTGGAGGCCAAACTGGCCGCCGAGACGGTCGATCTGACCCTGCCCGCGCCCGAAAGCGCCCGTGGCAGCGTGCATCCCGTCAGCCAGGTCATGGACGAACTGGCCGAGATCTTTGCCGATCTGGGCTTTGCCGTCGCCACCGGGCCGGAGATCGAGGACGACTGGCACAATTTCACCGCGCTCAACATGCCCGAGAGCCATCCGGCGCGCGCGATGCATGACACATTCTATATAGACAAAACCGCCAGCGGTTATGAAACCGAGCAGGATATGGTGCTGCGCACGCATACCAGCCCTGTGCAGATCCGCGCGATGCTGGCCGCAGGCGGCGACAAGCCTTTGCGCATCATCGCCCCGGGCCGCGTCTATCGCAGCGACAGCGACGCCACCCACACGCCGATGTTCCATCAGGTCGAAGGCTTGGTGATCGGCAAGGACATTACCCTCGCCCATCTGAAATGGACGCTGGAAACCATGCTCAAGGCCTTCTTTGAGCGCGATGACATCGTGCTGCGCCTGCGCCCGTCCTATTTCCCCTTCACCGAACCCAGCGTCGAGGTCGACACAGGCTATTCCTATGTCGACGGGCGCCGCGTGGTGGGCGGTTCGGGCGATGCGCCGGGCCATGCGTGGATGGAGCTGCTGGGGTCCGGCATGGTCAATCGCCATGTGCTGACCGCCGGTGGCTATGATCCTGACCAGTGGCAGGGTTTTGCCTTTGGCGTGGGCGTCGATCGTCTGGCCATGCTGAAATATGGGATGAACGATTTGCGGGCCTTCTTTGATGGCGATGCGCGCTGGCTGGGCCATTACGGCTTTTCCGGCCTTGATGTGCCGACCCTTTCGGGCGGCGTAGGCGTACAGGCATAAGGGGCGGCACAGATGAAATTCTCTCTCTCGTGGCTGAAAGCCCATCTCGACACCGAAGCCACCGTCGAACAGATCGCGGGCAAGCTGAACGCCATCGGCCTTGAGGTTGAAGGCATCGAGGACCCGGCCGAAAAGCTGAAGGGCTTTCGCGTCGCGCGCATCCTGACCGCCGAACGCCACCCCAATGCCGACAAGTTGCAGGTGCTGTCGGTGGATACCGGTGAGGGTGCGCCCTTGCAGGTGGTCTGCGGCGCGCCCAATGCGCGGGCCGGATTGGTCGGTGTGCTGGGGTTGCCCGGCGCGGTGGTGCCGGCCAATGGCATGGTGCTGAAAGTCGCCGCGGTGCGCAGCGTCGAATCGAACGGCATGATGTGTTCGATGCGCGAACTGGAACTGGGCGAGGGCCATGACGGCATCATCGAATTGCCCGAGGACGCGCCGGTCGGCGCCGCCTTTGCGGACTATCACGGTGCCGATCCGGTGTTCGACATTTCGGTCACGCCCAACCGCCCCGACTGCATGGGCGTCTATGGCATCGCGCGCGATCTGGCCGCCGCTGGGCTGGGCACGTTGAAGCCGATTGCCGCGCTTGGTGTGGCCGGTTCCTATCCTTGCCCGGTCGAAATCCGCACTGAAGACACCGATGGTTGCCCCGCCTTTTATGGCCGCACCGTCAAGGGCGTGAAGAATGGCCCCAGCCCGGAATGGCTGCAGGCCGCGCTGAAAGCTGCCGGTCAGCGTCCGATCTCGGCGCTGGTGGACATCACCAATTATGTGATGCTGACCTATGGCCGCCCGGCCCATGCCTATGACTTAAGCAAGCTGTCGGGCGCGGTCGTGGCGCGCCGCGCTGTGGCGGGCGAGCAGTGCCTTGCGCTCAATGGCAAGACCTATGATTTGACCGAAACGATGACGGTGATCGCCGATGATGCGGGCGTGCATGACATTGCCGGGATCATGGGCGGCGAACATTCGGGGTGCAGCGAAGCGACCACCGATGTTCTGCTCGAAATCGCCTATTTCACGCCGGAACGGATTGCCGCGACGGGCCGTGCGCTCAACCTGACCAGCGACGCTCGTGCGCGGTTTGAGCGCGGGGTGGACCCGGCCTTCCTCGACACCGGGCTTGATCTGCTGACCGGGCTGATCCTCGACATCTGCGGCGGCGAGG harbors:
- a CDS encoding helix-turn-helix domain-containing protein, whose amino-acid sequence is MARYFTSFYLAEIDLAPGRRVVDYLHPEWANLRFSSGGPLAARNVRGMGIADCHFAVTGPSGHAVHFEVGSCRIWGVGLLPLGWARFVGLPAADMADAVLDGAAHDGFAPFMPLAEAIFGAEPDVEGELARITRFFAQWPSDGADDDQRVVAIHAAMIDPAVSSVAEMARRAGASARTVERLCQQSFGFGPKYLLRRQRFMRSLAQFMLDPSLKWIGALDGHYHDQAQFVREFRQFMGMTPREYARMPHPIIEAFVRERARIAGAAVQALDGPDGARLGRRPS
- the pheS gene encoding phenylalanine--tRNA ligase subunit alpha — translated: MDYESLGAQALDSIAKAQDLDALDALRVAFLGKQGSISGLLKTLGAMSPEERQTTGPKIHALREGVTNALADKKAALESAALEAKLAAETVDLTLPAPESARGSVHPVSQVMDELAEIFADLGFAVATGPEIEDDWHNFTALNMPESHPARAMHDTFYIDKTASGYETEQDMVLRTHTSPVQIRAMLAAGGDKPLRIIAPGRVYRSDSDATHTPMFHQVEGLVIGKDITLAHLKWTLETMLKAFFERDDIVLRLRPSYFPFTEPSVEVDTGYSYVDGRRVVGGSGDAPGHAWMELLGSGMVNRHVLTAGGYDPDQWQGFAFGVGVDRLAMLKYGMNDLRAFFDGDARWLGHYGFSGLDVPTLSGGVGVQA